From a single bacterium genomic region:
- a CDS encoding MFS transporter, translating to MFISIYIAAFIMDFLNTSISVALSMFLHEVKGSSPLIIGVAGFVAGFSYTATTFLKARFFSQKKTNWFIFIPAIAGLIYWSIYYLSVPLIFFMLVLAGLFYGIFWPSIQYCFSSKEGEKRLGFFNISWSAGTIFGSFLVGILYALNKKAPFKAALILGLIGMLGLYFKRHRITKPTVIQNDFSDYLKAPLEKIIEIRLLSFLHLTSVGAIMFLFPKIGLERNFSPQLIGIMFGSLLLFRCLAFGVLTKKSLVLHKHSFLYSCVLFSLGTIMVGLSPYPAIVFLGMFIIGITGAFSYHNSIVLHIKHNLPTEIHEGIIGAGLFIGPLLAGFLGHILNMLISFVIMSIMVLLTGLIYIALKPKQPQIS from the coding sequence ATGTTTATTTCAATTTATATTGCTGCTTTTATAATGGATTTTCTTAATACCTCCATTAGTGTGGCGTTATCAATGTTTCTACACGAAGTAAAAGGCAGTAGCCCCTTAATAATTGGGGTAGCAGGGTTTGTTGCAGGTTTTTCTTATACTGCCACAACATTTCTTAAAGCACGTTTCTTTTCTCAAAAAAAGACAAACTGGTTTATATTTATTCCAGCCATTGCAGGACTGATATATTGGTCAATATACTATCTATCTGTCCCTCTAATATTTTTTATGCTTGTTTTAGCAGGTCTTTTTTATGGGATATTTTGGCCTTCCATCCAATATTGTTTCAGCAGTAAGGAAGGCGAAAAAAGATTAGGTTTTTTTAATATATCCTGGTCTGCTGGCACTATATTTGGCTCTTTTCTTGTTGGTATACTTTACGCATTAAATAAAAAAGCACCTTTTAAAGCAGCTTTAATACTTGGCTTAATTGGTATGTTGGGTCTATATTTTAAACGACATAGAATTACCAAACCTACTGTTATACAAAATGATTTTTCTGATTACCTAAAAGCTCCTCTTGAAAAAATAATTGAAATAAGACTACTAAGTTTTTTACATTTAACTTCAGTAGGAGCAATAATGTTTCTATTCCCAAAAATCGGGCTTGAACGAAACTTTAGTCCACAACTCATAGGCATTATGTTTGGTTCACTACTATTGTTTAGATGTTTAGCTTTTGGTGTTTTGACAAAAAAGAGCCTTGTTTTACACAAACACTCTTTTCTTTATTCCTGCGTTCTTTTTTCACTCGGAACTATTATGGTAGGGTTATCTCCTTACCCTGCAATAGTATTTTTAGGTATGTTCATTATAGGGATAACAGGAGCATTTTCTTACCACAATAGTATTGTGCTACATATTAAACACAACCTTCCTACAGAGATTCACGAAGGTATAATTGGAGCGGGGCTTTTTATTGGACCTCTTTTGGCAGGTTTTTTAGGGCATATTTTAAATATGTTAATTTCATTTGTTATTATGAGCATAATGGTTCTTCTAACAGGGTTAATATATATTGCCCTAAAACCAAAACAACCTCAAATATCTTAA
- a CDS encoding 16S rRNA (uracil(1498)-N(3))-methyltransferase: MRRIYIDKKDCFKKDNSISITGDTHHYLHNVLRIKPNMFFIGFDGTGDEFEIQILSCEKRNVSGIIKKLIATQNRETPFEVTLFQSIPKGSKMDFIIKEASQLGLKKIVPIISQRVVGFDSKEIPVKKIERWKKIAIASSSVSQRRFVTDIDTPTFFKDALTKDMDISILFWEDSKVLLREVLNESVKKTFFSVGIFVGPEGGFSVEETDMALRTGVKIASLGKRILRVETASIVATAITVYELENNISC; the protein is encoded by the coding sequence ATGAGAAGAATTTACATAGATAAGAAGGACTGTTTTAAAAAAGACAACTCTATTTCTATCACTGGTGACACACACCATTATCTCCACAATGTCTTAAGAATTAAGCCTAATATGTTTTTTATTGGTTTTGACGGTACAGGAGATGAGTTTGAGATACAAATACTAAGTTGTGAAAAAAGAAATGTTTCAGGAATAATAAAAAAATTGATAGCAACTCAGAACAGAGAAACCCCGTTTGAGGTAACCCTTTTTCAGAGTATTCCCAAAGGTAGTAAAATGGATTTTATCATAAAAGAGGCCTCTCAGTTAGGATTAAAAAAAATTGTTCCTATTATTAGCCAACGAGTTGTTGGTTTTGATTCAAAAGAAATACCAGTTAAAAAAATAGAAAGATGGAAGAAAATTGCTATCGCTTCTTCGTCCGTTTCTCAAAGACGATTTGTTACAGATATAGATACTCCAACATTTTTTAAGGATGCGTTAACAAAGGATATGGATATTTCAATTCTTTTTTGGGAAGACTCAAAAGTGTTATTAAGAGAGGTGCTAAACGAGTCTGTTAAAAAAACGTTCTTTTCTGTTGGGATTTTTGTAGGTCCAGAAGGTGGTTTTTCAGTTGAAGAAACAGATATGGCTTTGAGAACAGGTGTAAAAATTGCAAGTTTAGGTAAAAGAATACTAAGGGTAGAGACTGCTTCAATTGTTGCAACTGCTATTACTGTCTATGAGTTAGAGAACAATATTTCTTGTTAA